Proteins encoded by one window of Streptomyces uncialis:
- a CDS encoding nitroreductase/quinone reductase family protein codes for MPNEFNERIIEEFRANQGRVGGWFEGARLLLLTTTGRRSGVPRTSPVGCLPDGGGQVVVIASAGGADRHPDWYHNLVAEPRVTVEDGVFTYEAEAEVLTGEDRDRMFARAVEADDGWAEYQRKTDRVIPVVVLRAVEDAHRLNAESFAEGMKVVHDGFRRELAMIREEITSSGAGIGGQLRMNCLTVCQGLRNHHLGEDTMLFPQLTPGRPELAPVMDRLAREHEEIAELAESLRLLVSATETEPGYLLQEFDRLAAELEAHLRYEEEQLIPVMAAAGI; via the coding sequence ATGCCCAACGAGTTCAATGAGCGGATCATCGAAGAGTTCCGCGCCAACCAGGGACGTGTCGGCGGCTGGTTCGAAGGAGCGCGACTGCTCCTGCTGACGACCACCGGACGGCGCAGCGGCGTCCCCCGTACGAGCCCCGTCGGCTGTCTGCCGGACGGCGGTGGGCAGGTGGTCGTCATCGCGTCCGCCGGTGGCGCGGACCGGCATCCCGACTGGTACCACAATCTCGTGGCCGAGCCGAGGGTGACCGTGGAGGACGGGGTCTTCACCTACGAGGCCGAGGCCGAGGTGCTGACCGGCGAGGACCGTGACCGGATGTTCGCCCGCGCGGTCGAGGCGGACGACGGCTGGGCCGAGTACCAGCGCAAGACCGACCGGGTCATCCCGGTCGTGGTGCTGCGGGCGGTCGAGGATGCGCACCGGCTGAACGCGGAGTCGTTCGCCGAGGGGATGAAGGTCGTCCATGACGGGTTCCGCCGTGAACTCGCCATGATCCGCGAGGAGATCACCTCTTCGGGCGCGGGGATCGGCGGTCAGCTCCGGATGAACTGTCTGACCGTCTGCCAGGGGCTGCGCAACCACCATCTGGGCGAGGACACGATGCTGTTCCCGCAGCTCACGCCAGGGCGTCCGGAGCTGGCGCCGGTCATGGACCGGCTCGCGCGGGAGCACGAGGAGATAGCGGAGCTGGCGGAGTCCCTGCGACTGCTGGTCTCGGCGACGGAGACGGAACCCGGTTACCTGCTCCAGGAGTTCGACCGTCTGGCGGCCGAGCTGGAGGCGCATCTGAGGTACGAGGAGGAGCAGCTGATCCCGGTGATGGCGGCGGCCGGGATCTGA
- a CDS encoding aldo/keto reductase has protein sequence MRHVSLGGLDVSRIGLGCMGMSAFYTGAGTDEAEAVRTIHRAIDLGVTLLDTAEVYGPYTNEELVGRALADRRDEVVLATKFGILSHSGPGARRGPDSSPRNIRAAVEGSLRRLGTDRIDLYYQHRVDPDTPIEETMGVLAELVADGKIRYVGLSEAGPETIRRAHAAHPVAALQTEYSLWTRDPETDVLPLTRELGIGFVPYSPLGRGFLTGRIRSRDQLDDTDFRKDNPRFSEANFEQNLRIADEVEAIARDAGATPAQTALAWLLAQGDTIAPIPGTKRVSRLEENVAADALTLTPEQLTRLAALSAPSGDRYTDMSPLNR, from the coding sequence ATGCGACACGTCTCCCTGGGCGGGCTCGACGTATCCCGGATCGGCCTCGGCTGTATGGGTATGTCGGCGTTCTACACCGGCGCCGGTACGGACGAGGCCGAGGCGGTGCGGACGATCCACCGGGCCATCGATCTCGGTGTCACCCTGCTGGACACGGCGGAGGTGTACGGGCCCTACACCAACGAGGAGTTGGTCGGACGGGCTCTCGCGGACCGGCGGGACGAGGTCGTGCTCGCCACGAAGTTCGGCATCCTGTCGCACTCGGGTCCGGGCGCGCGGCGCGGTCCCGACAGCTCGCCGCGCAACATCAGGGCGGCCGTCGAGGGGTCGCTGCGGCGGCTCGGCACGGACCGGATCGATCTCTACTACCAGCACCGCGTCGACCCGGACACCCCGATCGAGGAGACCATGGGCGTTCTGGCGGAGCTGGTCGCGGACGGCAAGATCCGGTATGTGGGGCTGTCCGAGGCGGGACCCGAGACGATCCGGCGGGCCCACGCGGCCCACCCGGTCGCCGCCCTCCAGACCGAGTACTCGCTGTGGACCCGGGACCCCGAGACGGACGTCCTGCCGCTGACCCGGGAACTGGGCATCGGCTTCGTCCCGTACTCGCCGCTCGGCCGGGGCTTCCTGACGGGGCGTATCCGCAGCCGTGACCAGCTGGACGACACCGACTTCCGCAAGGACAACCCCCGGTTCAGCGAGGCGAACTTCGAGCAGAACCTGAGGATCGCCGACGAGGTCGAGGCGATCGCGCGGGACGCGGGCGCGACACCCGCGCAGACGGCGCTCGCGTGGCTGCTGGCGCAGGGCGACACGATCGCCCCGATCCCCGGGACGAAGCGGGTGTCACGGCTGGAGGAGAACGTGGCGGCCGACGCCCTCACCCTCACCCCCGAGCAGCTCACCCGCCTCGCGGCACTCTCCGCCCCCTCGGGTGACCGCTACACGGACATGTCCCCGCTGAACCGCTGA
- a CDS encoding TioE family transcriptional regulator codes for MLFGVVKNSPAGGRAHPGRALRSVDLARSAGVSTQQIRNYEDAGVLPPVPRSESGYRRFDEGHRGALLTYRALARGYGPDRARAVMRAVHADDVALALSLLDAGHAALHEQRRDMLAVGEALAAVAGEDPDRSRAGVPRGGLRIGEVAARLGVRTSALRVWEKAGLLSPVREPGTGYRWFGPEEVRDARMIRMLRQGGYRLPRIARVLDGLRRTGSAEALREAVAERGRELSLRSRAMLAGASGLHDYLAGRDGERADAGDRGDARDTGDGGRGDARENG; via the coding sequence ATGCTGTTCGGCGTGGTGAAGAACTCCCCGGCCGGCGGGCGGGCACATCCGGGGCGGGCCCTGCGGTCCGTGGACCTCGCGCGCAGCGCCGGGGTCTCCACCCAGCAGATCCGCAACTACGAGGACGCCGGGGTACTGCCCCCGGTCCCGCGCAGCGAGTCCGGGTACCGGCGCTTCGACGAGGGGCACCGGGGCGCCCTGCTCACCTACCGGGCGCTCGCCCGGGGCTACGGTCCGGACCGGGCCCGCGCGGTGATGCGGGCGGTCCACGCGGACGACGTGGCGCTGGCGCTGAGCCTCCTCGACGCCGGACACGCGGCCCTGCACGAACAGCGCCGGGACATGCTCGCGGTGGGCGAGGCGCTCGCGGCGGTCGCAGGGGAGGACCCGGACCGCTCGCGGGCCGGGGTACCGCGCGGCGGGCTGCGGATCGGGGAGGTCGCCGCCCGGCTCGGGGTGCGCACCTCGGCGCTGCGGGTGTGGGAGAAGGCGGGTCTGCTCTCCCCGGTACGTGAACCCGGCACGGGATACCGCTGGTTCGGGCCCGAGGAGGTAAGGGACGCCCGCATGATCAGGATGCTGCGCCAGGGCGGCTACCGGCTGCCGCGCATCGCGCGCGTCCTCGACGGGCTGCGGCGCACCGGCAGCGCGGAGGCGCTGCGGGAGGCCGTCGCGGAACGCGGACGGGAACTGTCCCTGCGCTCCCGGGCGATGCTCGCGGGGGCGAGCGGGCTGCACGACTACCTCGCCGGGCGCGACGGGGAACGGGCGGACGCGGGGGACAGGGGTGACGCGCGGGATACGGGTGACGGAGGACGCGGTGACGCCCGGGAGAACGGGTGA
- a CDS encoding L,D-transpeptidase family protein, whose protein sequence is MGDMRRRAGVALGVAGLMAPLALALGAAPAAAAASCTTQAGPYQKKVEKFLGRPVDGRQSAADCKAVQAFQKKHGITPAAGYAGSVTWGVMDLMNKQKAVGDKPNRDRKCPTNRGRIACVNLTLQISWIQDGNTLKYGPVPVRTGRDGSETRTGAKKITWRNIDHHSSLYDVAMPYAQFFDGGQAFHSAAVSMWNAPGSRGCVNLRPADAKKYWSMLRNGDDVFVYGRKAGT, encoded by the coding sequence ATGGGGGACATGCGCAGAAGGGCCGGCGTCGCCTTGGGGGTCGCCGGGCTGATGGCTCCGCTGGCGCTCGCGCTCGGTGCGGCTCCGGCCGCGGCGGCCGCGTCGTGCACCACACAGGCGGGCCCGTACCAGAAGAAGGTCGAGAAGTTCCTCGGGCGGCCGGTCGACGGCCGTCAGTCGGCCGCGGACTGCAAGGCGGTCCAGGCGTTCCAGAAGAAGCACGGCATCACCCCGGCGGCCGGCTACGCGGGCTCGGTGACCTGGGGCGTCATGGATCTGATGAACAAGCAGAAGGCGGTCGGCGACAAGCCCAACCGGGACCGCAAGTGTCCCACCAACAGGGGCCGGATCGCCTGCGTGAACCTCACGCTCCAGATCAGCTGGATCCAGGACGGCAACACACTCAAGTACGGCCCTGTGCCCGTCCGTACGGGCCGCGACGGCTCCGAGACCCGCACCGGCGCCAAGAAGATCACCTGGCGCAACATCGACCACCACTCCAGCCTGTACGACGTCGCCATGCCGTACGCGCAGTTCTTCGACGGCGGTCAGGCGTTCCACTCCGCGGCCGTCAGCATGTGGAACGCGCCCGGCTCACGCGGCTGTGTCAACCTGCGCCCCGCGGACGCCAAGAAGTACTGGTCGATGCTGAGGAACGGCGACGACGTGTTCGTGTACGGCCGCAAGGCCGGTACCTGA
- a CDS encoding chitinase produces MGRKLRLLGIGAALASAVPLLGVVAPAANAAPESAAATTCAVKSKPTGKVLQGYWENWDGAANGVHPPLGWIPIDDSRIGQHGYNVLNAAFPVIRSDGTVLWEDGMDNTVKVPTPEQMCAAKASGQTILMSIGGAAAGIDLSSSSVADRFVATIVPILKKYNFDGIDIDIETGLVGSGNINTLSSSQSNLIRIIDGVLAQMPSNFGLTMAPETAYVTGGSVAYGSIWGSYLPVIKKYADNGRLWWLNMQYYNGSMYGCSGDSYSAGTVAGFAAQTDCLNRGLVIQGTTIRVPYDKQVPGLPAQVGAGGGHMSPSLVGQAWNRYNGALKGLMTWSLNWDGSRNWTFGDNVKALQGR; encoded by the coding sequence ATCGGCCGCAAGCTGCGGCTGCTCGGTATCGGCGCGGCATTGGCGAGCGCGGTCCCCCTGCTGGGCGTCGTGGCGCCCGCGGCGAACGCCGCCCCCGAAAGCGCGGCGGCCACCACCTGTGCGGTGAAGTCGAAACCCACGGGCAAGGTCCTCCAGGGCTACTGGGAGAACTGGGACGGCGCCGCGAACGGCGTCCATCCCCCGCTCGGCTGGATACCGATCGACGACAGCAGGATCGGGCAGCACGGCTACAACGTCCTCAACGCGGCCTTCCCGGTGATCCGTTCCGACGGGACGGTCCTGTGGGAGGACGGTATGGACAACACCGTCAAGGTCCCCACCCCCGAGCAGATGTGCGCCGCGAAGGCGTCCGGGCAGACGATCCTCATGTCCATCGGCGGGGCCGCGGCGGGCATCGACCTCAGCTCCAGCTCGGTCGCGGACCGCTTCGTGGCGACGATCGTCCCGATCCTGAAGAAGTACAACTTCGACGGCATCGACATCGACATCGAGACCGGGCTGGTGGGCAGCGGCAACATCAACACCCTGTCGTCCTCGCAGTCCAACCTCATCCGCATCATCGACGGCGTACTGGCGCAGATGCCGTCCAACTTCGGTCTGACGATGGCCCCCGAGACGGCGTACGTGACCGGTGGCAGCGTGGCCTACGGCTCCATCTGGGGCTCATACCTGCCCGTCATCAAGAAGTACGCGGACAACGGCCGCCTGTGGTGGCTGAACATGCAGTACTACAACGGCAGCATGTACGGCTGCTCCGGCGACTCGTACTCCGCGGGCACCGTCGCGGGCTTCGCCGCGCAGACGGACTGCCTGAACCGCGGACTGGTCATCCAGGGCACCACCATCCGGGTCCCGTACGACAAGCAGGTGCCCGGTCTGCCCGCACAGGTCGGCGCGGGCGGGGGCCATATGTCGCCCTCCCTGGTCGGCCAGGCGTGGAACCGGTACAACGGCGCCCTCAAGGGTCTGATGACCTGGTCGCTGAACTGGGACGGCTCCCGCAACTGGACCTTCGGCGACAACGTGAAGGCCCTGCAAGGCCGCTGA
- a CDS encoding HAD family hydrolase — MTTDSRARVRQAVLFDLDGTLVDSETNYFEAGRELLAGQGVDGFSWEDHLWSVGVSTRETVTHWKERYALGPSVDELLAEKNRRYLELARTNTRTYPEMRRFVELLHGAGVPMAVASGSSRAAIDAILDGTGLGGFMTATVSADEVAAGKPAPDVFLEAARRLGAPAAGCVVLEDAVPGVLAAHAAGMRCIAVPFLKEQADDPAFVAAELLFPGGQAEFTATAAYSWLTGGG; from the coding sequence ATGACGACGGATTCAAGGGCGCGCGTGCGACAGGCCGTGCTGTTCGACCTGGACGGGACGCTGGTGGACAGCGAGACCAACTACTTCGAGGCGGGGCGGGAGCTGCTGGCCGGGCAGGGGGTGGACGGCTTCTCCTGGGAGGACCATCTGTGGTCCGTCGGGGTCAGTACCCGGGAGACCGTGACCCATTGGAAGGAGCGGTACGCACTCGGCCCGTCCGTGGACGAGCTGCTGGCGGAGAAGAACCGGCGCTATCTGGAACTGGCCCGGACGAACACCCGGACCTACCCCGAGATGCGGAGGTTCGTGGAGCTGCTGCACGGGGCCGGGGTGCCGATGGCCGTCGCGTCCGGTTCGTCGCGTGCGGCGATCGACGCGATCCTCGACGGCACCGGGCTCGGCGGGTTCATGACCGCGACGGTGTCGGCCGACGAGGTCGCCGCGGGCAAACCCGCACCCGATGTCTTCCTGGAGGCGGCCCGCAGGCTGGGCGCGCCGGCGGCCGGCTGCGTGGTCCTGGAGGACGCCGTGCCCGGGGTGCTCGCGGCGCACGCGGCCGGAATGCGCTGCATCGCCGTGCCCTTCCTGAAGGAGCAGGCCGACGACCCCGCGTTCGTCGCGGCGGAGCTGCTGTTCCCGGGCGGTCAGGCGGAGTTCACCGCGACGGCCGCGTACTCCTGGCTCACCGGCGGCGGCTGA
- a CDS encoding nitric oxide synthase oxygenase, which produces MQNLPYRTASMTAGCPVLHDDPAAWPDRSAGPERPLREQAGAVLRAATEFLTLHHTEEGLGDPAPRIAEIQDEIGRTGTYRHTARELTFGARVAWRNANRCIGRLYWRSLRVDDRRDLRSAGEVADAAVRHLREATRGGRIRPLITVFAPDAPGRPGPRIWSDQLIRYAGYRRPDGTVLGDPANTGLTALARRLGWPGGPGTPFDVLPLIAQGPDGVPHWFPVPQDAVHEVPLTHPGHPWFAELGLRWHAVPAISHMCLEIGGVCYSAAPFNGWYMGTEIGARNLADTDRYDLLPLVAAGLGLDTSSDRTLWKDRALVELNIAVLHSFDLAGVTVADHHTESRRFLTHLDREESQGRRVGADWSWIVPPLSGSTTPVFHRTYDETELRPAFVHHPEGLARARGEYVPDLV; this is translated from the coding sequence ATGCAGAACCTCCCGTACCGGACCGCGTCCATGACGGCGGGCTGCCCGGTGCTCCACGACGATCCGGCGGCCTGGCCCGACCGGTCCGCCGGACCTGAGAGACCGCTCCGCGAACAGGCCGGCGCCGTGCTGCGGGCCGCCACCGAGTTCCTGACCCTCCACCACACCGAGGAGGGTCTGGGCGACCCCGCACCTCGGATCGCCGAGATCCAGGACGAGATCGGACGGACGGGCACCTACCGCCACACCGCGCGGGAACTCACCTTCGGCGCCCGGGTCGCCTGGCGCAACGCCAACCGCTGCATAGGCCGGCTGTACTGGCGCTCCCTGCGGGTCGACGACCGCCGTGACCTGCGGTCGGCCGGCGAGGTCGCGGACGCCGCCGTCCGGCATCTGCGCGAGGCCACCCGGGGCGGCCGGATACGCCCGCTGATCACCGTGTTCGCCCCCGACGCCCCCGGCCGGCCGGGACCCCGGATCTGGAGCGACCAGCTCATCCGCTACGCCGGTTACCGCCGCCCCGACGGCACGGTCCTCGGCGACCCGGCCAACACCGGTCTGACCGCCCTCGCCCGGCGCCTCGGCTGGCCCGGCGGCCCCGGCACCCCCTTCGACGTGCTGCCCCTGATCGCCCAGGGGCCGGACGGCGTACCGCACTGGTTCCCGGTGCCCCAGGACGCCGTCCACGAGGTGCCCCTCACCCACCCCGGGCATCCCTGGTTCGCCGAACTCGGACTGCGCTGGCACGCCGTACCGGCCATCTCCCATATGTGCCTGGAGATCGGCGGTGTCTGCTACTCGGCGGCGCCCTTCAACGGCTGGTACATGGGCACGGAGATCGGCGCCCGCAACCTCGCCGACACCGACCGCTACGACCTGCTGCCGCTGGTCGCCGCCGGACTCGGGCTCGACACCAGCAGCGACCGCACCCTGTGGAAGGACCGGGCGCTGGTGGAGCTGAACATCGCCGTCCTGCACTCCTTCGACCTGGCCGGGGTCACGGTCGCCGACCACCACACCGAGTCCCGCCGCTTCCTGACCCACCTCGACCGGGAGGAGAGCCAGGGCCGCCGGGTCGGCGCCGACTGGTCCTGGATCGTGCCGCCGCTCTCCGGCAGCACGACCCCCGTCTTCCACCGCACCTACGACGAGACCGAGCTGCGGCCCGCGTTCGTCCACCACCCGGAGGGCCTCGCCCGAGCACGCGGGGAGTACGTTCCCGACTTGGTCTAG
- a CDS encoding lactonase family protein: MRGHTGRAYIGSFTAAGGPGIATASVDPATGALTLLGTTGAVADPSYLALSADGTTLYAVSETDEGAVAAFRVTGARPEPLGAPVRVGGAGPTHLAVHAGHVLTANYGSGSVSAVPLRADGSLGDAPSGVLTHKGSGPHPQRQHAPHAHQVLAVPGGRRAVSVDLGTDSVRVFELDTAGEPVQHREIALRPGSGPRHLAFHPGGTVVYVLNELAPTLTVCRWEAVEGALRPLAEIPVLPGAPEGDAYPSEVVVAPDGRFVWTATRGEDVISVFAAGDGGERLELVATVPCGGHWPRDLALDPSGRRLYAANERSGDITWFDVDGATGLPVRAGSLEFPAVSCVRFF, translated from the coding sequence GTGCGCGGGCACACCGGGCGGGCGTACATCGGATCGTTCACGGCGGCCGGGGGACCGGGCATCGCCACGGCCTCCGTCGACCCCGCCACCGGTGCCCTGACCCTCCTCGGGACCACCGGCGCGGTGGCCGACCCGTCGTACCTCGCGCTGTCCGCCGACGGGACCACCCTGTACGCGGTGAGCGAGACCGACGAGGGCGCGGTCGCCGCGTTCCGGGTGACCGGCGCACGGCCGGAACCCCTGGGCGCGCCGGTCCGGGTGGGCGGCGCCGGTCCCACCCATCTCGCCGTGCACGCGGGGCATGTGCTGACGGCCAACTACGGCTCCGGGAGCGTGAGCGCCGTACCGCTGCGCGCGGACGGCTCCCTCGGGGACGCGCCCTCCGGCGTGCTCACCCACAAGGGTTCCGGACCGCACCCGCAGCGCCAGCACGCCCCGCACGCCCACCAGGTGCTCGCCGTTCCCGGCGGACGCCGGGCCGTGAGCGTGGACCTCGGCACGGACTCCGTACGCGTCTTCGAGCTGGACACGGCGGGCGAGCCCGTCCAGCACCGGGAGATCGCCCTGCGGCCCGGCAGCGGACCGCGTCATCTCGCGTTCCATCCCGGGGGCACGGTGGTGTACGTCCTGAACGAGCTGGCGCCGACCCTGACGGTGTGCCGCTGGGAGGCGGTGGAGGGCGCGCTGCGTCCGCTGGCCGAGATCCCGGTCCTGCCCGGTGCCCCGGAGGGGGACGCGTACCCCTCGGAGGTGGTCGTCGCGCCCGACGGCCGGTTCGTGTGGACGGCCACCCGGGGCGAGGACGTCATCTCCGTGTTCGCCGCCGGGGACGGGGGCGAACGGCTGGAGCTCGTCGCGACGGTGCCCTGCGGCGGGCACTGGCCCCGTGACCTCGCGCTCGACCCGTCCGGTCGGCGGCTGTACGCGGCCAACGAACGCTCGGGCGACATCACCTGGTTCGACGTGGACGGCGCCACCGGGCTGCCGGTGCGGGCGGGCTCCCTGGAGTTCCCCGCGGTGTCCTGCGTCCGCTTCTTCTGA
- a CDS encoding sirohydrochlorin chelatase — translation MSTPTGPASGLPVRMPRPRQSGRHRRPEPAVAPDGAPALVLAVPGTPGASVRSLADEVVSIARSELPGLDARIGYLDGDDTEFPTLAAVLARTARERTARYEQARAAGVEVTEPEGPVAVVVPLLAGPDGALLRRVRQGINDSKVAAELTDVLGPHPLLAEALHVRLSESGLARADRARLFTVATAADGIIIASVGGEEAVQAAGITGMLLAARLAVPVMAAALDKEGAIADTAEQLRSSGSAQLALAPYLIGPEIDATLLEAAAKEAGCLAAEPLGAYPAIGKLALSKYAATLGIPQTGAGAPLR, via the coding sequence ATGAGCACCCCCACTGGGCCAGCCTCCGGCCTGCCAGTACGAATGCCGCGCCCCCGTCAGTCAGGACGCCACCGCCGCCCTGAACCCGCGGTGGCCCCCGACGGCGCGCCCGCGCTCGTGCTCGCGGTCCCGGGCACCCCCGGTGCGTCCGTGCGGAGCCTCGCCGACGAGGTCGTGAGCATCGCGCGCTCCGAGCTTCCCGGCCTGGACGCCCGGATCGGATATCTCGACGGGGACGACACGGAGTTCCCCACCCTCGCCGCGGTCCTCGCGCGCACCGCGCGGGAACGTACCGCCCGTTACGAGCAGGCCAGGGCCGCCGGTGTCGAGGTCACGGAGCCCGAGGGGCCCGTCGCCGTGGTGGTCCCGCTGCTCGCCGGGCCGGACGGCGCGCTGCTGCGCCGGGTCCGCCAGGGCATCAACGACAGCAAGGTGGCGGCGGAACTGACCGATGTCCTCGGTCCGCACCCGCTGCTCGCCGAGGCCCTGCATGTACGGCTCTCGGAGTCGGGGCTCGCCCGCGCGGACCGGGCGCGGCTGTTCACGGTGGCCACCGCGGCCGACGGGATCATCATCGCGTCCGTGGGCGGCGAGGAGGCCGTGCAGGCCGCCGGGATCACCGGGATGCTGCTGGCCGCGCGGCTCGCCGTGCCGGTGATGGCCGCCGCGCTGGACAAGGAGGGGGCGATCGCGGACACCGCCGAGCAGTTGCGTTCCTCCGGTTCCGCGCAGCTCGCGCTGGCGCCGTACCTGATCGGTCCGGAGATCGACGCGACGCTGCTGGAGGCCGCCGCCAAGGAGGCAGGCTGCCTCGCCGCGGAGCCGCTCGGGGCGTACCCGGCGATCGGCAAGCTCGCGCTGTCGAAGTACGCCGCCACGCTGGGCATCCCGCAGACCGGTGCGGGCGCGCCGCTGCGCTGA
- a CDS encoding N-acetylglucosamine kinase translates to MAGAVLAVDSGGSGLRAVLAVGGRALGAPLVSAEPVRTGARGIDPGHLLALLLPMARRLMADAGIGEVRAAALGAAGMATLGDALRAELPEAFARELGVRRLALAADAVTAYAGALGRRAGAVVAGGTGMIATGTDLTTWRRADGWGHLLGDCGGGAWIGRAGLDAAMRAFDGRRGGSVALLARAEEMFGPAGELPGLLYPRTDRPAVLASFVPSVAACAERDPVARGILTAAAGHIVEAAAAVAPKSGDCEVAFTGGLFRMGDPLLVPLQEELSRQLPSARRTAAEGDPLHGAVRIATDLAEERPGLPVDDRMLHVRTESGG, encoded by the coding sequence ATGGCGGGCGCTGTGCTCGCCGTCGACTCGGGTGGTTCCGGGCTGCGGGCGGTGCTCGCCGTCGGCGGGCGGGCGCTGGGCGCCCCGCTGGTCTCGGCGGAGCCGGTCCGTACCGGTGCGCGGGGCATCGATCCCGGGCATCTGCTCGCGCTGCTGCTGCCGATGGCACGTCGGCTGATGGCCGACGCGGGGATCGGCGAGGTACGGGCGGCGGCGCTCGGGGCCGCCGGGATGGCCACCCTCGGGGACGCGCTGCGGGCCGAACTGCCGGAGGCGTTCGCCCGGGAGCTGGGTGTCCGGCGGCTCGCGCTGGCCGCCGACGCGGTCACCGCCTACGCCGGGGCGCTGGGCCGCCGCGCGGGCGCGGTGGTGGCGGGCGGCACCGGCATGATCGCGACGGGGACGGACCTCACCACCTGGCGGCGGGCCGACGGATGGGGTCATCTGCTGGGCGACTGCGGCGGCGGCGCGTGGATCGGCCGCGCGGGACTCGACGCGGCGATGCGGGCGTTCGACGGGCGGCGCGGCGGGTCCGTGGCGCTGCTGGCCCGCGCCGAGGAGATGTTCGGCCCGGCCGGTGAGCTGCCGGGGCTGCTGTATCCCCGCACCGACCGGCCCGCCGTGCTCGCCTCGTTCGTGCCGTCGGTCGCCGCGTGCGCGGAGCGGGACCCGGTGGCACGCGGCATCCTGACGGCCGCGGCCGGGCACATCGTGGAGGCCGCGGCGGCGGTCGCGCCGAAGTCCGGCGACTGCGAGGTGGCGTTCACGGGCGGACTGTTCAGGATGGGCGATCCCCTGCTCGTCCCGCTCCAGGAGGAGTTGTCCCGGCAGTTGCCCTCGGCACGACGGACGGCCGCGGAGGGCGATCCGCTGCACGGCGCGGTACGGATCGCGACGGATCTGGCCGAAGAGCGTCCGGGTCTGCCCGTTGATGACCGCATGCTGCACGTACGTACCGAAAGCGGCGGCTGA
- a CDS encoding uracil-DNA glycosylase, translated as MAARPLHEIVEAGWAKALEPVAGQVSRMGDFLRAEIAAGRTYLPAGPNVLRAFQQPFDEVRVLIVGQDPYPTPGHAVGLSFSVAPEVRPLPGSLLNIFRELTSDLGVPPPGNGDLTPWTRQGVLLLNKSLTTAPRKPGAHRGKGWEQVTEQAIRALAARGTPLVSVLWGRDARNVRPLLGDLPSVESVHPSPMSADNGFFGSRPFSRANDLLVRQGAQPVDWRLP; from the coding sequence GTGGCAGCACGACCTTTGCACGAGATCGTCGAAGCGGGCTGGGCCAAGGCCCTGGAGCCCGTGGCCGGACAGGTCTCCCGGATGGGGGACTTCCTCCGCGCCGAGATCGCCGCGGGCCGTACGTACCTGCCGGCCGGACCGAATGTGCTGCGCGCCTTCCAGCAGCCCTTCGACGAGGTACGGGTCCTGATCGTCGGTCAGGACCCGTACCCGACTCCGGGGCACGCCGTGGGACTGTCGTTCTCGGTGGCCCCGGAGGTCCGTCCGCTGCCCGGCAGCCTCCTCAACATCTTCCGTGAGCTGACCAGCGACCTCGGTGTACCGCCGCCGGGCAACGGGGACCTCACCCCCTGGACCCGGCAGGGCGTGCTCCTGCTGAACAAGTCGCTCACCACCGCCCCGCGCAAGCCCGGGGCGCACCGCGGCAAGGGCTGGGAGCAGGTCACCGAGCAGGCGATCCGGGCGCTGGCCGCCCGTGGCACGCCCCTGGTGTCGGTCCTGTGGGGGCGCGACGCCCGGAATGTACGGCCGCTGCTGGGTGATCTCCCCTCGGTCGAGTCCGTCCATCCGTCCCCCATGTCCGCGGACAACGGCTTCTTCGGCTCCCGGCCGTTCAGCCGCGCCAACGATCTGCTCGTCCGTCAGGGCGCCCAGCCCGTCGACTGGCGGCTTCCGTGA